A region from the Desulfovibrio sp. genome encodes:
- a CDS encoding error-prone DNA polymerase encodes MTRERYVELRCATAFSFLRGASTPEELVTRAKELGHSRLAITDRNGFYGVVRAHRAAKELERSGESLRILVGSEVSTSANDGLEAEVTDTTSAARVPPSLILFPTDRDAYARLSRMLSEARLRVGKGGFELHFADVERASKDLFAIHVGDPSDSSLTDEYEVFGDRLSIAVSRTFSPFDRPRIEAAQRASVRFRLPLVVTGGVCMHSAARKPILDILTCIRLGIRLSEAGRRLLPNAAGHLRSAAEMVELFAELPEALERSVEIADACRFSLTELRHRFAIESLPGNECPMEYLRKLVEKGACERYPQGVPEDVGHQIRHELDLIERLDFAGYFLTVWDIVRWARARGILCQGRGSAANSVVCYVLGITAIDPVRMSLLFERFISIERGEPPDIDVDFEHERREEVMQYVYEKYGRDHAALVATVITYRARSAFREVGKVFGLSEDQLERLSALSSELSFPHETPKIKEQEEDARNWVYISDSPVTSAELVRSGLDPRDETVQKVVYFAQSLRGLPRHLGQHTGGFIISRDPVIEMVPVENATMPFRTVASWDKDDIEALGFFKIDLLSLGMLSALRKTLDLVRSFEGVDRTLATIPAEDPLVYDMISDADTIGTFQVESRAQMQVLPKLRPRTFYDIVVSVAIIRPGPIQGDMVHPYLRRRRGEEPVEYPHPALRDILGKTHGVPLFQEQVMKMAIAVAGFTGGEADELRRAIGWRSKIHIDRLRDRLIKGMLERGIDAAYAERVFKMIQGFGGYGFPESHAASFALLAYSSCFLKRYHPAAFLAALLDSQPMGFYSPNVLVQDAERHGVEVRPVSVVFSFFSATLEPADEALQNAAWISGQIREKGLHTPFKDHELGRPSHGSAIQPAVRLGLSQVRGLSEADGLAIVRARSESPFVSVADFAARTKVAKDAIAALASAGAFADLVPARREAMWRVLNLDPRSPLFASVEPKSEIAPKLPVPSPAETLALDYETTGLSVETHPMKLLRDRMREDGVLGYLDLELVPTGMRVKVGGLVITRQRPGTASGVVFITLEDENGHMNLVVFPNVMTRFRREATEHSLLIVEGKVQREDKVTNVIVEKISPMPKVAPQPVGRYNRFYRCG; translated from the coding sequence ATGACCAGAGAACGCTACGTGGAGCTTCGCTGCGCGACCGCGTTCTCCTTCCTGCGAGGGGCCTCGACACCCGAAGAGCTCGTCACCCGGGCCAAGGAGCTCGGTCATTCACGGCTGGCGATCACGGACCGAAACGGGTTCTACGGCGTGGTACGAGCTCACCGAGCGGCCAAGGAGCTCGAACGCAGCGGGGAGAGCTTGCGAATTCTGGTTGGGTCCGAGGTGAGCACGTCTGCCAACGATGGGTTGGAGGCGGAGGTCACGGACACCACATCCGCGGCGAGAGTACCTCCGTCTTTGATTCTCTTTCCGACCGATCGAGACGCCTACGCGCGGCTCTCTCGGATGCTGTCGGAAGCTCGGCTGCGCGTCGGAAAAGGCGGATTCGAGCTTCACTTCGCGGACGTCGAGCGCGCTTCGAAGGACCTCTTTGCCATTCATGTAGGAGACCCTTCAGACTCGAGCCTCACGGATGAGTATGAGGTCTTTGGAGATCGGCTTTCGATCGCGGTGAGTAGGACGTTTTCGCCGTTCGATCGACCCCGCATCGAAGCCGCGCAACGCGCGTCGGTGAGATTTCGTCTGCCGCTGGTGGTCACCGGCGGAGTGTGTATGCACTCGGCGGCCCGAAAACCGATCCTCGACATCCTGACGTGTATTCGCCTCGGAATTCGACTGTCCGAAGCAGGTCGTCGTTTGCTGCCCAACGCGGCCGGGCACCTTCGCTCGGCCGCCGAGATGGTCGAGCTCTTCGCCGAGCTCCCGGAGGCGCTCGAGCGGAGCGTGGAGATCGCCGATGCGTGTCGGTTTTCTCTGACCGAGTTGCGGCATCGCTTCGCCATCGAGAGCTTGCCGGGGAACGAGTGTCCGATGGAGTACCTGCGAAAGCTCGTCGAAAAAGGAGCGTGCGAGCGATATCCGCAAGGAGTCCCCGAGGACGTTGGCCACCAGATTCGACACGAGCTCGATCTCATCGAGCGTTTGGACTTCGCTGGCTATTTTTTGACAGTCTGGGATATCGTCAGGTGGGCGCGAGCTCGCGGCATACTTTGCCAAGGTCGAGGGTCCGCGGCGAACTCGGTCGTGTGTTACGTCCTCGGAATTACCGCGATCGACCCCGTCCGCATGAGTTTGCTCTTCGAACGATTCATTTCGATCGAGCGCGGGGAGCCTCCTGACATCGACGTCGACTTCGAACACGAACGCCGCGAGGAGGTCATGCAGTACGTCTATGAAAAGTACGGCCGTGACCACGCCGCGCTGGTCGCCACGGTCATCACGTACCGTGCCCGCTCGGCGTTTCGAGAGGTCGGCAAAGTGTTCGGGCTCTCCGAAGATCAGCTCGAACGACTCTCCGCGCTGTCCTCGGAGCTTTCCTTCCCGCACGAGACGCCAAAAATCAAGGAGCAGGAGGAAGACGCAAGAAATTGGGTCTACATCTCGGACTCACCGGTGACCTCGGCCGAGCTCGTCCGATCGGGGCTCGATCCGCGCGACGAGACCGTGCAGAAAGTCGTTTATTTCGCGCAGTCGCTCAGAGGGTTGCCGCGGCACTTGGGACAGCACACCGGTGGGTTCATCATCTCTCGTGACCCGGTCATCGAGATGGTCCCGGTGGAGAACGCCACGATGCCTTTCCGGACGGTGGCTTCGTGGGACAAGGACGACATCGAGGCGCTCGGCTTTTTCAAAATCGACCTCCTCTCCCTGGGTATGCTCTCGGCGCTCCGCAAGACCCTCGATCTCGTGCGCTCGTTCGAAGGTGTGGACCGCACCCTCGCGACGATCCCAGCCGAAGACCCCCTCGTCTACGACATGATCTCCGACGCCGACACGATCGGCACTTTCCAAGTCGAGTCACGCGCGCAGATGCAGGTGCTACCGAAGCTCCGGCCGAGAACTTTCTACGACATCGTGGTGTCGGTCGCGATCATCCGGCCCGGTCCCATTCAAGGGGACATGGTGCACCCGTACCTACGTCGCCGACGCGGAGAGGAGCCCGTCGAGTACCCGCACCCGGCACTTCGAGACATCCTCGGAAAGACACACGGTGTGCCGCTCTTTCAGGAGCAAGTCATGAAGATGGCGATCGCGGTGGCTGGATTCACCGGAGGGGAGGCCGACGAGCTTCGACGCGCCATTGGTTGGAGGTCGAAGATTCACATCGATCGATTGAGGGACCGATTGATCAAGGGCATGCTCGAGCGAGGGATCGACGCGGCCTACGCCGAGCGCGTCTTCAAGATGATTCAAGGCTTCGGTGGATATGGATTTCCGGAATCTCATGCAGCCTCGTTCGCGTTGCTCGCGTACAGTTCGTGTTTTCTCAAGCGATATCACCCAGCTGCGTTTTTAGCGGCGCTGCTCGACAGTCAACCGATGGGCTTCTATTCACCGAACGTCTTGGTGCAGGATGCAGAGCGTCATGGGGTGGAGGTCCGTCCCGTCTCGGTGGTCTTCAGCTTTTTCTCCGCGACCCTCGAGCCCGCTGACGAAGCTCTCCAGAACGCCGCCTGGATCAGCGGACAAATCAGAGAAAAAGGTCTGCACACCCCTTTCAAAGACCACGAGCTCGGCCGGCCGAGCCATGGATCGGCGATTCAGCCCGCGGTGCGCCTCGGGCTCTCCCAAGTCCGCGGACTCTCTGAGGCGGATGGATTGGCCATCGTTCGTGCCCGGAGTGAGTCTCCTTTCGTTTCGGTGGCCGACTTCGCCGCGCGAACCAAAGTAGCCAAGGACGCGATCGCCGCGCTCGCCTCGGCCGGGGCGTTCGCGGATCTGGTGCCAGCGCGACGAGAGGCGATGTGGAGAGTGCTCAACCTCGACCCCAGGAGTCCGCTCTTTGCCAGCGTCGAGCCGAAAAGTGAGATCGCTCCGAAGCTCCCGGTCCCGAGCCCCGCAGAGACGCTGGCGCTCGACTACGAGACCACTGGCCTCTCCGTAGAAACTCACCCCATGAAATTGCTGCGCGATCGAATGCGCGAGGATGGGGTGCTTGGGTACCTGGACTTGGAGCTGGTCCCCACCGGCATGAGAGTAAAAGTCGGTGGGCTGGTGATCACTCGGCAGCGGCCAGGAACGGCGTCGGGCGTCGTCTTCATCACCCTCGAAGACGAAAACGGTCACATGAATTTGGTCGTGTTCCCGAACGTCATGACGCGATTTCGGCGAGAGGCCACGGAGCATTCCCTCCTGATCGTGGAAGGCAAGGTTCAGCGGGAAGACAAAGTCACCAACGTCATCGTCGAAAAAATCTCACCGATGCCGAAGGTCGCTCCCCAGCCCGTAGGGCGTTACAACCGCTTCTATCGTTGCGGGTGA
- a CDS encoding zinc-dependent metalloprotease, whose amino-acid sequence MTSMKKLSFGILLLSACVDYRPVRNGLRDESIYLDKAKLTAPNPKLGQGSTDSSWLYKATVVKASSPNAVADYAFPGVEGKFAGGDPELVRFRYSEDSLQILDATRLMRDRPDDANDDLPTTADRVLMEFPGSHVDVKLRESLDGERTNYLEENTEAPWMQRQKFRVDFEGLSTSPIGQVAWYYADYLGQCASVTGASLVPGTYEFDEADQHLTFVVEINYLLRIEGAYGACYDVMTLISGAGTASIQFRFSFYRPGPSTYQPLVIAEKDEVNKKYGVFQALNLFRDDKTGLLSAQSLARRWDPNRTEPAVYYFAEGFPEKWKVSFRQMVAETNRVLTAAGAKLRLDVKDHDFDGKPRHVGDLRYSFFTFHRDIDTTKGLLGYGPSTADPRTGEVFSANVNLYEIGLDRYRFLIQDFLEEFGAKTPEAGKKWEEITCTAGETVAPVDQKSRLKSTLIQEMRRVMDLPEVTEDSIVKADMIPTPARPKEEFLANYHRLLPEIRYAEPFWNIYVYRTPPPDLGDRLKADREFTQSLAKISSGQSPFGTRPLDSQVGVLAQDEFAKQLRDWKRNHYELDTEMKRVMASKNIQEVNIGDALDAIAGGARVCKDGHFESDDQYRERILDAVVYRTAIHELGHTLGLRHNFYGSADAKHMHDGEVSASVMDYVSPIEEAGSPRAWGAYDEAALTWIYGSEEKKTEVMKDDLLYCTDEHAGRSPLCQMFDLGVTPSEIVLNHIERYDWFYKIRNRRAYRTFWDTSGYAWDVYDWVFSIQRFWYLGIFTWGGGEIQNTLKRLDQVDSTRTVLTDQEYDEIAQDMYNDVSSAIGMTMAFYDAVINQPASFRNYQDEYDPFYGDLLRLGIITDKLFTMFAFMDLSEVYNYDPNVYTYVTMYDAPFGTRNYALSQRVLDNMLGANYDTFPWFKYYALFLFANATNSNLVDTIELKERIALQRFETREELELVYGAGILETVTDPHNPQRIFTSNGEEYVYTYLPDQLWHLVASKSRSPVSYQYVKEYNESMASASRDQDTFGLKILLAYYEYFNNFVGF is encoded by the coding sequence ATGACTTCGATGAAGAAACTCTCCTTCGGTATCCTCCTCCTCTCCGCGTGCGTCGACTACCGGCCCGTGCGCAACGGCCTCCGGGACGAGTCGATCTACCTCGATAAGGCCAAGCTCACCGCTCCGAACCCGAAGCTCGGGCAAGGCAGCACCGACTCGAGCTGGCTGTACAAAGCTACCGTGGTGAAGGCTAGCTCCCCAAACGCCGTGGCTGACTACGCCTTTCCGGGCGTCGAAGGGAAATTTGCCGGCGGCGACCCCGAGCTCGTGCGCTTCAGGTACAGCGAGGACTCGCTGCAGATCCTCGACGCCACCCGGCTCATGCGAGACCGACCCGACGACGCCAACGACGATCTTCCGACCACTGCCGACCGAGTCCTGATGGAGTTCCCGGGATCACACGTCGACGTGAAGCTCCGTGAGAGCCTCGATGGCGAGCGGACCAACTATCTGGAAGAGAATACCGAGGCGCCGTGGATGCAGCGGCAAAAATTCCGAGTCGATTTCGAGGGGCTCTCGACCAGCCCCATCGGCCAGGTCGCTTGGTACTATGCCGACTACCTCGGCCAGTGCGCCTCCGTCACCGGCGCGAGCTTGGTCCCAGGGACCTATGAGTTCGACGAGGCCGATCAGCACCTCACCTTCGTCGTCGAAATCAACTACCTCCTCCGCATCGAAGGGGCCTACGGGGCCTGCTACGACGTCATGACCCTGATCAGCGGAGCCGGGACCGCGTCGATTCAGTTCCGATTTTCTTTTTATCGGCCGGGACCCTCGACCTACCAACCGCTCGTGATCGCGGAGAAGGACGAGGTCAACAAGAAGTATGGCGTGTTCCAGGCGCTGAACCTCTTCCGAGACGACAAGACCGGCCTGTTGTCGGCTCAGTCGCTCGCGCGTCGTTGGGATCCGAACCGCACCGAGCCCGCAGTGTATTACTTCGCGGAGGGCTTCCCGGAGAAATGGAAAGTGTCCTTCCGGCAGATGGTCGCGGAGACCAACCGAGTGCTCACGGCAGCGGGAGCCAAGCTTCGCCTCGACGTGAAGGACCATGACTTCGACGGCAAGCCGCGGCACGTCGGCGATCTGCGGTATAGCTTCTTCACGTTCCACCGCGATATCGACACGACCAAGGGCCTGCTCGGCTACGGACCTTCTACGGCCGACCCGCGAACCGGAGAGGTCTTCTCGGCAAACGTCAACCTGTACGAAATCGGCCTCGACAGGTACCGCTTCCTCATTCAGGACTTCCTCGAGGAATTCGGCGCCAAGACGCCCGAGGCCGGCAAGAAGTGGGAAGAAATCACTTGCACGGCCGGGGAGACCGTCGCGCCCGTCGACCAGAAGTCCCGGCTCAAGTCCACACTCATCCAGGAGATGCGGCGCGTGATGGACCTTCCCGAGGTGACGGAAGACTCGATCGTCAAAGCCGACATGATCCCGACGCCGGCTCGACCCAAGGAAGAGTTTCTCGCCAACTACCATCGATTGCTCCCCGAGATCCGTTACGCCGAGCCATTCTGGAACATCTACGTTTACCGAACGCCGCCCCCGGATCTCGGAGACCGGCTGAAGGCCGACCGTGAGTTTACCCAAAGCCTCGCGAAGATCTCGTCGGGACAGAGTCCGTTCGGCACGAGGCCGCTCGATAGCCAAGTCGGGGTGCTCGCGCAGGACGAGTTCGCCAAACAACTCCGGGATTGGAAGCGAAATCACTACGAGCTCGACACGGAGATGAAGCGAGTCATGGCTTCCAAGAACATTCAGGAGGTCAACATCGGAGATGCGCTCGATGCGATCGCCGGCGGAGCTCGAGTCTGCAAGGACGGTCACTTCGAGTCCGACGATCAATATCGGGAGCGAATTCTCGATGCGGTCGTGTATCGGACCGCGATTCACGAGCTCGGCCACACCCTGGGGCTTCGGCACAACTTCTACGGCAGCGCTGACGCGAAGCACATGCATGACGGCGAAGTCAGCGCCTCGGTCATGGACTACGTGTCTCCGATCGAAGAGGCGGGTTCACCGCGAGCTTGGGGGGCTTACGACGAAGCCGCGCTCACCTGGATTTACGGGTCTGAAGAAAAGAAGACCGAAGTCATGAAGGACGACCTGCTCTACTGCACCGACGAACACGCCGGTCGCTCGCCCCTGTGCCAGATGTTCGACCTGGGCGTGACCCCGTCGGAGATCGTGCTCAACCACATCGAGCGCTACGACTGGTTCTACAAGATCAGGAACCGTAGGGCCTACCGCACTTTCTGGGATACGTCCGGCTACGCCTGGGACGTCTATGACTGGGTCTTCTCGATTCAACGCTTCTGGTACCTCGGAATTTTCACCTGGGGCGGCGGCGAAATTCAGAACACGCTCAAGCGGCTCGACCAGGTGGATTCGACGCGAACCGTGCTGACCGACCAGGAGTACGACGAGATCGCCCAGGACATGTACAACGACGTGTCCAGCGCGATCGGAATGACCATGGCTTTCTACGACGCTGTGATCAACCAGCCCGCGAGCTTCCGGAACTATCAAGATGAGTACGACCCTTTCTACGGTGACTTGCTTCGCTTGGGGATCATCACCGACAAGCTCTTCACGATGTTCGCGTTCATGGACTTGTCGGAGGTCTACAACTACGACCCCAACGTCTACACCTACGTGACGATGTACGACGCACCGTTCGGCACCCGTAACTACGCGCTGTCCCAGCGCGTGCTCGACAACATGCTCGGGGCCAACTACGACACCTTCCCCTGGTTCAAGTATTACGCGCTCTTCCTCTTCGCGAACGCGACCAACTCGAACCTCGTCGACACGATCGAGCTCAAGGAGCGCATTGCGCTCCAACGCTTCGAGACTCGTGAGGAGCTCGAGCTGGTGTACGGAGCTGGAATTCTCGAGACCGTCACCGATCCCCACAACCCCCAGAGGATCTTCACCAGCAACGGCGAGGAGTACGTCTACACCTATCTGCCGGATCAGTTGTGGCACCTGGTCGCTTCGAAGTCGCGGAGCCCGGTGAGTTATCAGTACGTCAAAGAGTACAACGAGAGCATGGCCTCGGCGAGCCGAGATCAAGACACGTTCGGTCTCAAGATCCTCCTGGCGTATTATGAGTATTTCAACAACTTCGTAGGGTTCTGA